ttggtcgatcggatcacaagtagatgagggGGAGACATTCCcttttacacctggtgttttaattgTCTTTTGCCCACTTTCTACCATTTCTGTcgtgatttcttcgaggggaggctCTATGGGTGGGAAATatatgggctttttcagatctttcaatctaatgtacaaaataaagctcatgcaatttacatatgaacagaCCGGAGACGAATGAAAGCCACatggagagcatcagcttttgtttctgctctgagAGTCGCAAGATTAGGCTGAACGCTGTGATGAGTGCGTGTTAAAAATCAggaatgttttgtttgtttttttgttttttgagaagtttcttatgctcaccatggctgcatttatttgatcaaaatacagctAAAAAAGTAGTAACTTCAAATTctattacatttataaacagaaatgttttctattttaatttgttttaaaatgtcagttattcatgtgatcaaagctgaattttcaacatcattactccagtcttcagtgtcacatgatcccctAGAAATCATTGTAGTATGCTTATTTTGTATGCTTTTGATCtttttattcaaagaatcctggggggaaaaataacaaattttccacacatattaagcagcaaaaacttttcaacattgataatataaaacattattacttGAACACCAGTAATTAATCAActgaacaccaaatcagcagttcaaatcagttgttttaaattttaatcatttaaatttttactgtttttgatcaaataaatgcagcattgagcataagagacttttcaaaaatgttaaatCTTAATTCAAAACTTTTAACCAGTTCTgtacaaacattaaaaagcaaGGCAGCACTTGCTTACCGTTTTTCCCTCTTGACTTCGTTGTTTGCTTGCTTTCGTCACTTCAGTTTTTCTCCTCGTTGGTTCGCTtggctgaacagccaatcaaagTGATTTTTCTCTCACTGATGGGCTCTGCTGGCAATTCAACATGCTCCATTGGCCGAAGAGCCGCAGACAGGGTCTGACTAGTGTCAATGGTGTAGAACACACCAGAGCAAAAACTAGACCGACGGATGCTCAATTACAGCTCATTGGCTGAAAAATAACTTTCAGCTTGGTGTGTCGTGGCCTTTTTGTGCACTGGATGCATATCCATTATCTGTTGAgggcacattttgtatgttttttggaCAGCTTTCTTGTTTATTTTCACAGGGCGAGCTCCACAAGCCCAAGTAGTCAATCTAGCAAGATGAACAGCATGCTGTATCCCAAACAGTTCCAATCGGGATCTGCAGGAATGCGCATTGCTCAGCACTTCCCAGGACAGTTTAACCCACAGGTCAGCTACTACAAAGTTTTTGGAAATCTTAATTCGATAACGCTGCTTGAGGATTAACGGTGGTTTCCATCTCTATCATGTGTACAGATGTTGTCTCAGGCCAACATGGTGTCTCCATTGGTGCGTCCACCCCATGCAAACTCCTTTCCTGGAGGGGTGCAGCGTTCACCCATGGGTCCACCCATGTCCCCTAATCTGAGCGGGGGTCTGATGCCCCATCCCAGACCTCAGCACCCTCCACGTGGACCTTCTGGTCCCCCATTAGCACCCCGTGGAACACATGCTGCCCTAAAAGCAGAACAGGACCTTAAGGTGAGCCTTgtgaatacatttattaaagtcAAACTGTGGTTTTGATTTGTAACGTTGcgtgttttattgacgtctttccgaggttgaagcaCTGAGCGATTTACATTGAAACATACATGATACATTTCAGCAAGTTAATTGCAATTTATTTGGAAGGGAGGCACATTAAGTTTTGTTCTTGCATCACCTTAAAATTATCGGTGAAACCGATTATCGGTTGATCACTACTAATATCTAGTAGGGATGTGACTGGTTCTTGTGCAATGAGATCTCACAAGATTAAAATGTGAGTAGATTTCTTGTCGAGGTGAAAAGCTGTCTTGCGATATTGCCATGACTgagtgtgagggtgaaattaggatGCAACATGCCactgctacgtttacattactcTTCTGTTGTTccgtttgtttttttttttgtttgttttttagagaaataaaaaccatttaattcagttgtatAATGGTCGCTTCAGTCCCATTCAGCACTGTACatagtgcagcaggaatcagtTCGCTGATGACATAAGTGAcaagatgactgacaagaccatggctgAGGATTCGTTGCGCAACAGTGCCTAAGGCCAGTTTCACACCGCACGCGTCAGCAGCGCGTATTTTTTTTCGGCGcccatgttaacaaatgagagcATTCACACTGCACGCAGAGGCTGTGCGGCAGCATGTAGCAaaagcagcagtgccgcgatcgtctCAGCTctgggtctatttttgctgcgctgctaacgctcaattaaagtgaaagtacacctttgatggacaaaataaatgatttcacacaaaaagtgctcaaaatgcacagaataagcatatctagtatgttttaacaagaattggaGTATGTCAGGaaagaaaattaatataaaaaaatatttatagaagacctactcatttaaacttgtttttaattattcagtttgggttaaagtatggtgtattataaaaaactaaagtaaactagccagaaaatatgatgtatataaacattattttagttattacacagacggCTATAGAAActagcatacccaaatcaaacccgagtttgACGTCTTTTCTTGCCGAGTTTGCTGTGTTGTAAACGTGCACTCGGCAGATGATGTAAGACACAAAGCTTACCTCAGTCGTGTACAGCAATGGATAACacaaggcttttatttatttttattttacgttTATATGAGAATGTTGTACACCTCcccatgttaacaaactttcaaggctatcaagtttataaatgaccaacttaaaaacattatattatagttgtctttgtaaagaaatactCACTTTATATGCAGCTTGGAGCCGCTGCTGTGACGCTGTACAAACGCTTTCAGTGTGAATAATCGCacgtctctgcagctgcagttcacGCTCACGCGATGCTAATGCTTGCGGTGTGAAACCGGCGTAAGCATTCTCATATGAGGTCAAAcgtttgcatatgaaataatacagaaaagaagtctttttactgcatatgataattcatactctgAAAGCAGAACTGAAATgaattcattacaagatgaatagttaaaacatttcaaatgcacctgcagacaGGTCATGCATTTCAttattgaggatttcttaaatactgtttaaaaaaaaataaaataaaaaaaaaaatcatcttgtCTCGTGAGCTACCCGTcttgtcacacccctaatatccAGTCATGTGGCCTtttgaatattgttgaggacaATTGGGGCTTTTGGGGTCtcaaaaggttgagaaccacttcTTTAGAGGTTGTATATGAGGGCATTATTTATATTGGCTTTAAATGTTGATCTTTCTCTCACAGGCTAAACAGAGAGCTGAGGTATTACAGTCTACACACAAGTTCTTCTCTGAGCAACAACAGCTCAAAGCTCCAGTAAGCAAGCCCACCCGCATGGAAGGAGCAGGCAAACCCACCGACAGCATCACTTCAAATCACCAGGGGGCGCCATCCGACCGCACAGAGTCTGACAAACCTGCACCTCTAGCAACAACCAAACCCATCCGGACGGGTCCGATCAAACCGCAGGCCATCAAACCAGAGGAGGGCAAATAGTCGTTATTGCTTCAGAAAGGGCacatggatggaaggatggactGAGAGGCCGGAGGCTTGGGGGAGGGGAGGGAAGGGGGTACGACGTCCTACAGCACCTGAAAGCGGCAGAGAAGTATAGGCAAGTAGTGTAATGGAGGTTAATTTTACGAGGTGCTGTGCATTTCTCACACTTACTGTGCCCTCATCCTTTTATCAGTCCATCCATTCTCTCCGCTGTGGATGGCATTACAGAGAAAGTGCCCCTCCATTGTGTGAACTGTGCATCCCCAGTGAACAATGAAGGTAGACATCAACAAAAGTTACACTTGCTGCTGAGAatgccattttgttttttttatagcaaTTTGATTTACTTTCCACTTTCACATTTCCTCATGTAGAGAAACATGTTTTAGGACGgcaaatatctttttttttgatTGAAGATGTTTTCACCAGTTTTTGTTGTTCCTGATGTTCTCGAGCAACAGTGTTGAGGTTATGGCGATAAAGATGCAATGAAATgtctacacacacactcacatataattatagtgtgtgtgtgcgtgtgtacgCTTCGCTCACACTTACTTTCTCTTCAACCATGTGTATTGGCCTTAACAATACATAGAACTTCATTTCAGCAGATTAGGAATTGATTACCGACGTATCTGATTAATTCATCGATTGCAGTCTCCACTGTGAGCCTTCCCTCTTGCCTTCTCAGTCAGTAGTCTACGCCTGCAAGAATTGAAGATTGTGCGTTTGCGTGTGTGCGCAAAATAACCGTGAATCTTTAGCCAAAGGTTAGGCGTCAAGAGACCTGAATACTTTTAGATGAATATATGATTTTGACAAAGACGGTTCAGCTTGGTCAACAGATAGTAGAATTATGATggaaaattttctttttttgtaaacggTTCCTCCAGACCAGGCCTATGTTTGATATGTCCTAAGCTTAAGCCCCTCCCCTTTTCTGTGAACGAGGACAGATGTAGACACGCCCACTTCTATAACTCCAGTCTTTCACCTTCCAGCCTCTCCACACAGCTCCCAACCATGCTGCTGACCAACTCTGACTCTCCTGACCAATCACTGCAGAGGAGGGGCGGGGTTTGGGTTGGGGTGAGTGGTCAAGCAATTTAGGTTCAGTGCTAAAGAGCTGCAAGTTTAGAAAGAGGAATGTTTGAGCGTAAAGCAGCCAAACTCAATGGGGGGTTTGGGGCAGGAGTGATGCAAGTTTTGAACAGAGGTTCCCAGATGTTTTGGACTACTCTGTTATGGTGACCACAGGCCTGAGTATACAAGGTCTTTCTCCAAACCACTCCTCTTGGGTTGCTATCGCAAAGAAGGGGCCTACAGTTGAACAAGGGTTTCAGTATGGCCCCCCATTTCTTGTTTGTTTAGTAGGTATGAGAAACTACAAACAGAAGGGGAGGAGAGGgaattgattatttttttttcttttttttcttttttttttttttcttgatttctgttttgttttacttGTACAGGGGTTAAATCGctgtattaaaatatgtaaGGTCTTATTTACATTCTCCTGGTTTGGTTACAGaaactaataaaataatatgctGTAAAAAAGAACTGTGGTCATGATGTTTCAGTTTTTTGGTTTTTGAGGCGCTAAATTCATTACCATACCATAATTCATGCAATATAAGCCAACACCACTAAAATTAAAAGACAGGCACACTTTAACTTTTGAAATCTTTATTCTCATAAGTTAACACACTTCTATAGCCACAAGATCCCAATCTTAACATCTCGAGCAGCACACAAGTCTTGAGGCAAATTCAAAAGAGAAAAGGGAAAATATTCATCATATACAGAGTTAGGATAGTATGATTGCATAAGGATTAGAGCATATACACAAGCAAAggttttattacttttttttttggttgttttttaaGTTGCATACCTCTGTACAATCTAAGTCGAGAGGCAGGCTTACTGTAATTGTATGCCGTTATATTTCCCCCTTCCTTGAATTTATTCAGTGCCGTAAACACAAAAAGACAAGACATTACTTACAAAGGTAGAAAAATAATTTCTCTATTAACATGTTAAGTGGACAAAATCAATGAGGACTTAAATGTGGCCTCAATTTATTAATGATCTGTTTATCATGATACATGATTAGATACTTTATCCATTTGGGAACTTGTTGGTCAAAGGAACATCTTTTTAAGATAAGTCCACTTTTTAATGTGAAGGTGTGCAGTGTAGTCACTGGTATGCTTAATTTCTTAAACTGttttcttggaaaaaaaaaacaaaaaaacagcctatataaaattatattatcaggaaaatgttattttctgttttcattatATATACGTACTGTTGGTGCTATTATTAATGTGACCAGCATAATTATGGTTGAATCTTGTCCAGTTGCCTTTTCACTCTAGATTGTCTTATCATTGTCAGTAAATCCAACAATAGCTGTCCCGCTggatgttaaaatattaaaatattgcaAAATGCGTCTATAAGCTGGGGTGATATGGAAATTTACGTTGATTGCTTCGCTTTACTCCTGCTTGCCTAGTCTCACTTTATAAGACACAATGTAATAGTTATCCCAAGCATATAGCTTTCTCTGCCCCGGGTTGTAGTCTACCATGCTGTTGTAGCGATAGCGGTTTTTGAACGGCACTGAGATTGTTTTACCCTGGCTGGTTGCAGTGTCATACATGTAATTTACGGTAGTGTTTGGTGAGGTGTAACTAGCAACTGTGTACAGCTTGCCACAGATCATAAAAGCATTAGCCACGGAAGTCTTGCGGATTTTAGTCTCCCAGGTGCCCTTCACCTCCAAGTTGTGAGGGTCCAGCTGGGAGATCACAATAGCGCCCTTGGCTTTGTTGGTGCTGTATATGGCCCATAGACCATTCTCATCTACTGAAAGGTCAATGTCTGTGTAACCACCCCAGGAGTAGGGGAATTGACCATGGAAGCCAGCATGGGGAAGATCACGGCGGGCAGCAATGCTCTCAGAGAGTAGATCGTATCGTATAAGTGTGCGGCTGAGCCTCCGTTGGTAATACAAGGAGCCTTTGTACATGGTGGCACCTGTGCTCTCCACAGATTCTGGCAAGAGGAGGACTTTGGTAGGAAACCCACGAGACAGCTGGTCCATGTTTTCATACCCAAAGAGTTGACGGACTTCAGACCCTACGGCATCGATGCGCCATACCATCTCTGGACCATAAGGTTCCTTAGCTTCTGGGTCTTGCATCCAGACACCGTATTTACCTGCAATACTGTCAGCCTTACGGTGCACCTCTGGATCTTCTACCCACACCAGGTCACCACAGCCTGAAAGAAATCAAGAGATTGGACACTTGTTGGGAACATCGGATTGCCAATGACCGGTTGAAAGGAAACGCCATTAAAACGAAATCTGCTAAATATGGCTAAAGGTGGAAGAGAGGACGCCTTGTCCTACCATTCCTACTAGTGTAAAAGATTAGAAGCATACTTACCCTTTCCTAAAATACCCTGTAAGAGAGAGGAACTGGGGGAAGGGATGCTTGGCAGAATTCAAAGGACTTCTTGGGAAAAACCCGAACCTTGATGTCTTTGTTTAGCAACATGGTCGCATCAAGTGATTCACATTACCATTTTGGCGCCTTACTAAACATACACTCTCCTTTTATAAGCTAGATTATTTTAGACTTAAATGAATGGGTAAAAATAGCAGTATTTGTGTTAGTGCTGTCAGCAGGAATGACAGCTATGTGCACGGTATCATTTTTTCAGGCACCTGAGATGAACAGATGTAGGGGCATggggcatatatatatatctatcaaCCTGACTTGACAGTCCAGCTAATGTCAGAGGACATCTTCTAGATAGTGTCTGATTTGATAAAGACACATTAGGGTTAGGGAGTGACTCTCACCTGAGATGTCTGTTGGACCTTCCAGATTTGGGGCAGACACCTCAGTGACCACAGCTGTCAGCTCTTGATATTCTGGATTTGAGAAGTGCCATGCAGGATCTAGAAGAGCAAAAAGACAATTTCACATACTCAAATTGAGACATGCTTGTGAAGGTGTTGAGGTCTACATTTGTCAAATCTTCACTATCAGGTTGAGTTGCTATACCCTTGTTACACCCCCTACCTCTTAAACTGCTTGTGTCTCCTTGTGTATTCCCAGGGCTGGATACCAGGTGGGAAAGTGCAGGACCTAAAAGGCACATGATCAATATGCTGTTATGGTCTGGGGATGTTTGCTGTCCCTTATTATCTGTTATCTCTAGACCACAAATGTGTAGATAGTCCAATCAAAAGGTTAAAATCAGCTCTAAAGTGAGATCCACTGGTATCCCAGAGTACCATGATGGAAGACTAAATGAGTCAAGTTGGACAGACTTATAGGCTTGGTATTGATCCTAAGTTGCCTGAGAGAGGTATGTTTGTTGGGATGCATGGTTTTGGGGGACTGGCAGCTCTACTGACAGTCAGGAATCTAACAGAAGGAAATAAACAGCCTTGAGTAGATTCCCAGCTGTCCCGGAGCCTGCCAGACTCCAGACCTCCCATTACACATCCGAAACTCTGACATGAACTCCAGCAGGGTCCACATACACACTTTCTGGTTAACAATCTCAAACAAAAGCGAAGCAGAATTAAAAgctgttgtctttttttttttttttttttttttttttataggaaAGATTACCTTTTCCTACCCTAACTTGTGCATGACTTTGCCAAAAGTAAAAAACTATGGCTCTGTGGAGTTTTCAACATTGCTCAGTTTTTTGAGTGATCTGACTTGTTAACTTTTGGCTCAACCAGTACCTGTTTGTCCAAAGTCCAAAAAATGGAAGATGGTTGAGAAGGGGTGTTTTGGAAACCTTGTTGGaattttttaatgtagttttGTTTGGTCCTACTAATGATGCAGAAAGAACCTGAACAACTCCCACACATATTATCCTCACTCCTTCCATTTCATTGGCTAAATTACCTCCATTAGGCCCTATGACTTCCTATGGTGCCACATTATCATTAATGTCTGATCATGTGCTTACATGTTTACAGGTTTTTATAATGGCTCAGCTTTGAGACGTGAACATCTGAAGCTGACTTTGATTGATTGCTGTGGTGAGGGATAAAAAgggctgctgctgttgatgatgatgatgatgatagcTTGCTCAGACCTGCAGTGGGAAGGTCTGTAGTTACTATCCTTTATCCCTGTAATCTACACAGTCACGGACACAGGTCTATGCATCACTACAAGGCAACAAAAGCATGCAATTCCCAAGGTTTGTTTGCAGGTGTTTGTGCTTATCTGTATATCGTGCCTAATGGATCCCTGAGAGATCAAGCAGAACTTCAAGAACCTTCTAGGCCAGGTGGTAGCGTGTTGCAGGCTAATTTATTTGCAAGAGCCTTCACATCTTAACATCTTGAAGActttggatttttttattttttttattttttttgtagtttgcTTTTGGGTTTTTCAACTCTAGGCCGTGAAGCAGATGCCAACtcttattacaattttaaacgAGAATTCCTTTCATTTAAAACGTCAGAGTAAAGATTTCCAAAACATTTCAATCTCCAGAGGCATGCATTCATATGTTCGTACTTAATGAGGTGACACTGACAACATTCATATGGCTGAATGGAACAGCGATCCTGATCTGTTTACATGTTCAGTTAGGCAGCTTCACTGCTCTGtaattttttctcattaaaatgttttacacaaTGAGTAGTACTTATAAAAAAGTATAACAATTGCCCCCCTTATTTAACACTTACAGTGTTAAATGTTAGTCCAAGACGACTTCCATATCAGCCAGAGCAATATAAAGAAGTAATAAGTGCACCTTTGAACCTTGCATTAAGCAATGTAATTAAAGTTTTTGTATCCACTGGTGAATTACTGTTTATTCAGCCACTTTCTGTGCTTGTGTATGTCTGCGCAGTAGTAAATTAATTATTCAGTAAATTTCAATAACAGCATATGTCAGTAAAGCTTAACCAAGACATGTTTTTAAGGTACCAACATCAGATTTAATCCAGCACTAACAACCCCAGCAGGGATCAGTTATCCCTGACCTCCACCCCTCCTCATGCAACATCAGTCAGGGGTCTGCTGGGAGCTGTCAGTAAGACTTAACTGTAGAGTTTTAGCTGTTTTACTGCTTCAGCGGCTTGCCCCCAACACCCTCATGACTTTTTCAGTCTTTCGCTCATATGTTGACCTGCTCTTATAATATATGACAGGAGGATGTCACCTAGTTCAACCCTGATCTATCTATACTGTTCAATGCTGctttaaaatgaacacaatgACCTGCTCACCTATCCCACCCGAAGTATGACTTACACTTCCAGGCAGGTATAATGTGGAAATACACGCATAAACCAAAAGAGTCTGTTCCAAGGTGCCAGTGGCTCTAGAGTAGCATGCCATATGCTCACACCCCCTGTTTTCCCAGACACCACACCTGTTTACAATCACAGCTCAGttgcattttaaacatttcagtAATCACAAAAGTAAGATTACAAGTTAGTGCATATTTTGCTTGAGCATTTTCCATCCTTATATTGACAAAACAAAGTGTGAAAGATCACTAATACCCACTTTTATGATGAATTTAGTCATAAAAATGTGTAACAATTGTACCATTAGGGGTACAAGAGCTTGTCACTGGGACAGTATCCTTAAAGGGACACTTTTGTACTATATTTATCCCTAAAGCATGCATTTTAGCACCTAAACCCTTTGTGAGTAAATAAGGTACAAAAGACTCCCTTTGAGATGAACTTTAACAAAATATCCCCAGAcaattttctttacaaaaagtGCTTGGTTGTCACTACTCACCTGATCCTGGTCTGAAGCTGTTGTCATTTTGCGGCACTCTAGGAGGAGGCTGTTGCACACAGGGTCTGCTCCTCAACCTCTCAGCCTCTTGGCGGAGCACTTCCATCCTCTGCTGCAGGTCCTGAACCTGTCTGTCCAGTCTTTGCTTCTCCCTCTGGAGCTGAGCGTTCTCCCCCATCAACTGGTTGTAAGCGTCCTGGAGGCCTGACTGAGATCCAGAGCCCTGTGATGACTCTGACACGGCTTCCCCTCCTACGAGACGGGCGACCAGCGCCTCTAGCAGCCCCAGACGGGACTTCATGGCCTCCATCTCAGGACTTGAACCTGGTGATGGACAACTGGCCTCTGTAGGGCTGTCCACCGTGAAGCTGTACTGACAACGGCCATTGCCAGCATTCGCCCGACGAAAACTAGCACTGCTCTGAGCCTGGGTGCCCATGAGCAGGCAGGAAACGCACAACACAGCCAAAAACCACATGTTGAGGTGGATACCTGGAAACTTCTTTATCTGATGCTCTTCTTACAGGAAGGTTTTACGCAGAGGTGACTACTCTTTCTGCGGATCACTCGTCTGCCCTGTCCTCTTTAGCTCCAGCACTAATCTGTTCTTTCCCTTTCACCTCACAAGCGTAACTGGAGCCGCTCACTTCTCTGGCGTTCCACTAATGACCTCTCACCTGAGTCTTTTCAATCTTTTCCTCTCGGTTGTGCAAAAGGTTGCCTTTGAAGGGCTGGTCAGAGTGTCTCGTTTTTATTGGTGGTTGATGTCTGCGATCCCTCGGTTTGTCTCTTCAGGTTTGGAGGCAGTTTGTCTGAGTCCGGGGCACATTACACTGGGACTTATTTATACAGTGAGGGAGGAAAAGAAGGGAGGAAAGGAAGGGAGGGAGGGAAAAAGTGAGAGACTCAAAGAGGGACGGAAGAAAAGGAGGGATGCTGTGTGCTTGAGGGATTGCCCCATCAAAAAGATCCTTCCAGAGTTCTTTCTTTGCCACCTCCTCTTGGAGGGCATATCGGAGCATGTGTGGGATGGTTTGTGTGCTGTTTGTTTAGCTTTGTGTGCAGGAATGCAGAGGCAACCAAAGGAGAACAAGGTTATGCTCAGGTATTTTCCCACTGGGTATTGTAGTAATTACATATGTAATGTGCCTACCAAACTCATTAGATGTGTGTGATTTTCAAGGGTAACTACTGGGGAGAGCATACCTTTCTGCTGCTTTCTAATTCGGGTGTTGCGGTGTATGTGGTCCTATCGGTTTGCTGCTGGTGATTCACAGCCAGGGGATCTCACTGTGGGGAACCCAAGACAGGCTGTTAAGAGGGGGTAGATTTGGATCGAGTTACCCCAACCGGACCTAGTCCATGGGAGAGGTCCACAGTATTGGTTTACATGTTGAGCTTAGCTAATGGGGTCAGAATGTGACGCAAACAGTAGCAGAGGTCAGTGCATGTTAGAGGTGTTAGTGATCTTGTTGATGGCATTTGTAACAGTTTAACGCAACACGAATAACAGGTTCAATCTTCAGAATCGTGCTCCCTTGCCCATTTCTCATTCTGTCACCAACCTTCACAATCTCTCGCTATTTAGTTTCCTTCTTTCTCATTTACTTATGACATCCAGCTGTCATTTCCACCACTCTCCCCTCCACAGTTCATCACCTCACTCTTTCAATAGGTCTGTCACTTGTTTTTTGTTAGTTTACTTTGTAAACATTGGCTCAAAACACTTTCACACTCTTTTATCTATAATGTGGCCCAGATGGCAGAGGACTGGAACCTTTCTTCATGGTGGCcactcattttgttttgtttgaatgtGCATGAGAAATCTGAATTTCTTGCCCGGCTAAGAAatttagtaaaaacaaatatctggTATATACACACTATTCCTTGCTTCTGACAGTGTTTCTAAACATTTTTACTTAATCCTGAGACCATTAGTCTTGTTTTCTTCTGGTGAAATGTTAAAGAGTggatatgtatgtatgttttgtATAAATGTGTCATCCATTCTGTACAAAATAAGTAAAGGTAAGATGGCCTTCTGAACAATATGATACAATGCATATCTAGTTTAGCATGTACATGACGAATATGCATCATccaatatattattacaatattatataCCTAAAATATTGTCAACTGTACAACATAGtccttaaattacattttaaagcagcGATGTCATCATAAAATTGGCTCTAAATTTAGATTGAAATATTCTACTCAATTAAGAAAAAGTTACCAATTACCAATTTTAAAATTccattaattatttacattataaatatgtttaaaagGGCTTTTAAAGTTATTGACATGCAACTAGCCAGGACACACCTTGACAGGCAATTTCTTCTTACAAATCTGTGAGTAATGTAATCTAATGGTCCCAAAAAGTATTATACagatcacatttaaaaaaagaaatgagtttCACTGTATAGATGACAAAATATGAAACCAAGTTACATCTGCAAACAAATGATGCCAGAtcatttctttttaacttttctgAGCAATTTGCAATGACTTTTATCAAAAAGGTGCTAAGGTGGGTTTTAGTAGATGTCAGTTCTCTTGAAGTTCACACAGCTGTCTTAGAGTAACCACAGGTAGTTCATCACATACTATATATTTCAATAATATTTGACATTCACAAAGTGTCTAAATACTTTTTTGTCTTGATTTTGAATATCTATTGTTTATAATCTTGTTAAACttgttttgtgaaatgttttgcttgAAAAGGGTGCTTGAGGTCTTAAAAATAAGTGTCACttggtttaatattttgttatataatgttatGACATCAATACATCTTAAATGTGGCCAAATACATTTTGGGGCTGGAAGTTTTAGCATCTTAGTTTTGT
Above is a window of Megalobrama amblycephala isolate DHTTF-2021 linkage group LG11, ASM1881202v1, whole genome shotgun sequence DNA encoding:
- the myoc gene encoding myocilin isoform X1, giving the protein MWFLAVLCVSCLLMGTQAQSSASFRRANAGNGRCQYSFTVDSPTEASCPSPGSSPEMEAMKSRLGLLEALVARLVGGEAVSESSQGSGSQSGLQDAYNQLMGENAQLQREKQRLDRQVQDLQQRMEVLRQEAERLRSRPCVQQPPPRVPQNDNSFRPGSGPALSHLVSSPGNTQGDTSSLRDPAWHFSNPEYQELTAVVTEVSAPNLEGPTDISGCGDLVWVEDPEVHRKADSIAGKYGVWMQDPEAKEPYGPEMVWRIDAVGSEVRQLFGYENMDQLSRGFPTKVLLLPESVESTGATMYKGSLYYQRRLSRTLIRYDLLSESIAARRDLPHAGFHGQFPYSWGGYTDIDLSVDENGLWAIYSTNKAKGAIVISQLDPHNLEVKGTWETKIRKTSVANAFMICGKLYTVASYTSPNTTVNYMYDTATSQGKTISVPFKNRYRYNSMVDYNPGQRKLYAWDNYYIVSYKVRLGKQE
- the myoc gene encoding myocilin isoform X2, producing the protein MWFLAVLCVSCLLMGTQAQSSASFRRANAGNGRCQYSFTVDSPTEASCPSPGSSPEMEAMKSRLGLLEALVARLVGGEAVSESSQGSGSQSGLQDAYNQLMGENAQLQREKQRLDRQVQDLQQRMEVLRQEAERLRSRPCVQQPPPRVPQNDNSFRPGSDPAWHFSNPEYQELTAVVTEVSAPNLEGPTDISGCGDLVWVEDPEVHRKADSIAGKYGVWMQDPEAKEPYGPEMVWRIDAVGSEVRQLFGYENMDQLSRGFPTKVLLLPESVESTGATMYKGSLYYQRRLSRTLIRYDLLSESIAARRDLPHAGFHGQFPYSWGGYTDIDLSVDENGLWAIYSTNKAKGAIVISQLDPHNLEVKGTWETKIRKTSVANAFMICGKLYTVASYTSPNTTVNYMYDTATSQGKTISVPFKNRYRYNSMVDYNPGQRKLYAWDNYYIVSYKVRLGKQE